The following coding sequences are from one Archocentrus centrarchus isolate MPI-CPG fArcCen1 chromosome 4, fArcCen1, whole genome shotgun sequence window:
- the LOC115778926 gene encoding E3 ubiquitin-protein ligase RNF126: MAEAPPWPNRFFCHRCSAEISPRLPDYICPRCESGFIEELLEERSADNGSTSTISSGPQNQQPFENADQHLFTFPSGYGQFALGVFDDSFDFGAGLATEDNRDAENRRERETASRQRYGARQPRSRHGSRRQAGRHEGVPTLEGIIQQLVNGIIAPTAMPNIGVGPWGVLHSNPMDYAWGANGLDAIITQLLNQFENTGPPPADRDKIKSLPTVQITAEHVASGLECPVCKEDYSVGENVRQLPCNHMFHNDCIVPWLEQHDTCPVCRKSLSGQNTATNPPELSGMNFTSSSSSSSSSSSSSTPQSSSSTSNENSTDNS; encoded by the exons ATGGCGGAAGCTCCTCCATGGCCCAACCGGTTTTTCTGTCACAGATGCTCAGCAGAAATTAGTCCTCGGCTTCCT gattATATATGTCCGAGATGTGAGTCAGGGTTTATTGAAGAACTGCTGGAAGAAAGAAG TGCCGACAATGGCTCCACGTCTACCATCTCCAGTGGGCCCCAGAACCAACAACCATTTGAG AATGCGGACCAGCACTTGTTTACGTTCCCTTCGGGCTATGGCCAGTTTGCCCTGGGTGTCTTTGATGATAGCTTTGACTTTGGAGCTGGACTGGCAACAGAGGATAACCGGGATGCTGAAAACCGTCGGGAAAGGGAAACTGCATCTCGGCAGCGATATGGTGCCAGGCAACCAAGAAGTCGCCATGGTTCAAGACGACAAGCAGGGAGGCACGAGGGAGTTCCCACTTTAGAAGG AATCATTCAGCAGCTAGTAAATGGAATAATTGCACCTACGGCAATGCCAAATATTGGTGTTGGACCCTG GGGTGTTCTTCACTCAAATCCTATGGACTATGCCTGGGGTGCTAATGGACTAGATGCTATTATAACACAG TTATTGAATCAGTTTGAGAATACAGGGCCTCCACCTGCTGatagagataaaataaaaagtcttCCTACAGTACAAATTACAGCCGAGCATGTTG CTTCAGGACTGGAATGTCCAGTGTGTAAAGAAGATTACAGTGTTGGTGAAAATGTGAGGCAGCTCCCATGCAATCACATGTTTCACAATGATTGCATAGTCCCCTGGCTGGAACAG CATGACACTTGTCCAGTGTGTAGGAAAAGTTTGAGTGGACAGAACACAGCAACAAACCCTCCAGAACTATCAGGGATGAATtttacctcctcctcttcctcctcgtcatcctcatcatcctcctcaACGCCCCAGTCCTCAAGTTCGACCAGCAATGAGAACTCCACAGATAACTCGTAG
- the bsg gene encoding basigin isoform X3 — protein sequence MKLLWAVSALLLSCWRADASTAPNIHTEPPEVSNQTSAMLSCNLTDGNLPIKGSYWIHNGKIIEGSKTSDGKSHTTLKLEKITHANSGKYECVFETDPLVNQTIEVKTPPHVAAYKHSEHGNENDKVVLVCVSHGYPLPTDWVWFKERENETPLLLTNGTTEKYEISSTSNKTSLTINDLNIDSDLGNYMCSGTSELGTADDKIYLRVRSRLAALWPFLGIVAEVIILVTIIFIYEKRRKPDEVNDDDDSGSAPLKSNSNANHKDKNVRQRNSN from the exons ATGAAGTTATTGTGGGCTGTCAGTGCCCTTCTGTTGAGCTGTTGGCGAGCCGATGCTTCTACAG CCCCAAACATCCACACTGAACCTCCTGAAGTCAGCAACCAAACCTCTGCTATGCTCAGCTGCAACCTCACAGATGGCAACCTTCCCATCAAGGGCTCCTACTGGATTCACAATGGCAAGATCATTGAAGGCTCCAAAACCAGTGATGGAAAATCTCACACAACCCTCaa ATTGGAAAAGATTACTCATGCCAATAGTGgaaagtatgaatgtgtgttcgAGACTGATCCACTGGTGAATCAGACAATTGAAGTCAAAA CACCTCCACATGTCGCTGCCTACAAGCACTCTGAGCATggcaatgaaaatgacaaagttgTGCTGGTCTGTGTGAGTCATGGATATCCATTACCCACTGATTGGGTCTGGTTcaaggagagagaaaatgaaacccCACTG CTTCTTACCAATGGCACCACTGAAAAATACGAGATCAGTAGCACCTCCAACAAGACCAGTCTGACCATTAATGACCTGAACATCGACAGCGACCTTGGAAACTACATGTGCTCTGGAACCAGTGAACTTGGCACAGCTGATGACAAGATCTACCTGCGTGTCCGCAGTCGCTTGGCTGCTCTCTGGCCCTTCCTTGGCATTGTGGCTGAGGTCATCATCCTCGTGACCATAATCTTCATCTATGAGAAGAGGAGAAAGCCTGACGAGGTCAATGACG ATGATGACTCAGGATCTGCTCCTCT GAAGAGCAATTCTAATGCAAACCACAAAGACAAGAATGTGAGGCAAAGGAACTCTAACTAG
- the fstl3 gene encoding follistatin-related protein 3: protein MSVFISFLGVILTFCQTGRNPVSAGICWLQQSQDRRCDMVLMRGVTREECCAGSRLDTAWSNTSLPMNEVSLLGFLGIVSCKPCKETCEGVKCSPGKVCKMKTGRPQCVCSPDCAHISRKHAVCGSDGKSYKDECSLLMARCMGHPDLEVMYHGECKKSCSNVVCPGTHTCVTDQTNSAHCVMCRTAPCPIPMLSEHPICGNDNITYPSACHLRRATCFLGHSIGVRHYGHCNTPPRKSHISEGSEENAV, encoded by the exons ATGAgcgttttcatttcttttttgggggTGATTCTCACTTTCTGTCAGACTGGGAGGAATCCTGTTAGTG CTGGGATATGTTGGCTGCAGCAGAGTCAAGATCGAAGGTGCGACATGGTGCTGATGAGAGGGGTGACCAGGGAGGAGTGCTGTGCCGGGAGTCGCCTGGACACGGCGTGGTCCAACACCAGCCTGCCCATGAATGAAGTCAGCCTGCTGGGCTTCCTGGGTATTGTCTCCTGTAAACCATGCAaag AGACATGTGAGGGAGTCAAATGCAGTCCCGGGAAAGTTTGCAAGATGAAGACAGGCAGGCCTCAGTGTGTTTGCTCTCCAGACTGCGCTCACATTTCCCGGAAGCACGCTGTGTGCGGCAGTGACGGGAAGTCATATAAGGATGAGTGTTCTCTGCTTATGGCGCGCTGTATGGGACACCCAGACCTTGAGGTCATGTACCACGGAGAGTGCAAAA AGTCGTGCTCCAATGTCGTGTGTCCAGGAACTCACACGTGTGTGACCGACCAGACCAACAGCGCTCACTGCGTTATGTGCCGCACTGCACCTTGCCCAATACCCATGCTGTCTGAGCATCCTATCTGTGGTAATGACAACATCACTTACCCGAGCGCCTGCCACCTCCGTCGGGCCACCTGCTTCCTCGGCCACTCCATAGGAGTCCGTCACTATGGCCACTGCAACA CTCCACCTCGGAAATCTCACATCTCAGAAGGCAGTGAGGAAAACGCAGTCTAG
- the bsg gene encoding basigin isoform X2, with protein sequence MKLLWAVSALLLSCWRADASTAGFIKSPLSQMKLINDSAEMHCEVVGNPIPEVQWWFVEGEEPNETFTQLFDGARNDHVKINATYIAHATSTIHLTSLTPADSGTYECRASNDPDRNELKKTPKIKWIRSQANIIVIETPNIHTEPPEVSNQTSAMLSCNLTDGNLPIKGSYWIHNGKIIEGSKTSDGKSHTTLKLEKITHANSGKYECVFETDPLVNQTIEVKTPPHVAAYKHSEHGNENDKVVLVCVSHGYPLPTDWVWFKERENETPLLLTNGTTEKYEISSTSNKTSLTINDLNIDSDLGNYMCSGTSELGTADDKIYLRVRSRLAALWPFLGIVAEVIILVTIIFIYEKRRKPDEVNDGSAPLKSNSNANHKDKNVRQRNSN encoded by the exons ATGAAGTTATTGTGGGCTGTCAGTGCCCTTCTGTTGAGCTGTTGGCGAGCCGATGCTTCTACAG CGGGTTTTATCAAGTCCCCCTTGTCTCAAATGAAGCTAATCAATGACAGTGCAGAGATGCATTGCGAGGTTGTAGGGAACCCTATTCCTGAGGTGCAGTGGTGGTTTGTAGAaggtgaggagccaaatgagaCTTTTACCCAGCTGTTCGATGGGGCACGGAATGACCATGTGAAAATAAATGCCACATATATAGCACATGCCACTAGCACCATTCACCTCACTAGCCTCACCCCTGCGGACTCGGGCACGTATGAGTGCCGTGCTTCCAACGACCCTGACCGCAATGAACTGAAGAAGACGCCAAAAATCAAGTGGATCCGCTCGCAAGCAAACATTATTGTGATTGAAA CCCCAAACATCCACACTGAACCTCCTGAAGTCAGCAACCAAACCTCTGCTATGCTCAGCTGCAACCTCACAGATGGCAACCTTCCCATCAAGGGCTCCTACTGGATTCACAATGGCAAGATCATTGAAGGCTCCAAAACCAGTGATGGAAAATCTCACACAACCCTCaa ATTGGAAAAGATTACTCATGCCAATAGTGgaaagtatgaatgtgtgttcgAGACTGATCCACTGGTGAATCAGACAATTGAAGTCAAAA CACCTCCACATGTCGCTGCCTACAAGCACTCTGAGCATggcaatgaaaatgacaaagttgTGCTGGTCTGTGTGAGTCATGGATATCCATTACCCACTGATTGGGTCTGGTTcaaggagagagaaaatgaaacccCACTG CTTCTTACCAATGGCACCACTGAAAAATACGAGATCAGTAGCACCTCCAACAAGACCAGTCTGACCATTAATGACCTGAACATCGACAGCGACCTTGGAAACTACATGTGCTCTGGAACCAGTGAACTTGGCACAGCTGATGACAAGATCTACCTGCGTGTCCGCAGTCGCTTGGCTGCTCTCTGGCCCTTCCTTGGCATTGTGGCTGAGGTCATCATCCTCGTGACCATAATCTTCATCTATGAGAAGAGGAGAAAGCCTGACGAGGTCAATGACG GATCTGCTCCTCT GAAGAGCAATTCTAATGCAAACCACAAAGACAAGAATGTGAGGCAAAGGAACTCTAACTAG
- the bsg gene encoding basigin isoform X1, whose translation MKLLWAVSALLLSCWRADASTAGFIKSPLSQMKLINDSAEMHCEVVGNPIPEVQWWFVEGEEPNETFTQLFDGARNDHVKINATYIAHATSTIHLTSLTPADSGTYECRASNDPDRNELKKTPKIKWIRSQANIIVIETPNIHTEPPEVSNQTSAMLSCNLTDGNLPIKGSYWIHNGKIIEGSKTSDGKSHTTLKLEKITHANSGKYECVFETDPLVNQTIEVKTPPHVAAYKHSEHGNENDKVVLVCVSHGYPLPTDWVWFKERENETPLLLTNGTTEKYEISSTSNKTSLTINDLNIDSDLGNYMCSGTSELGTADDKIYLRVRSRLAALWPFLGIVAEVIILVTIIFIYEKRRKPDEVNDDDDSGSAPLKSNSNANHKDKNVRQRNSN comes from the exons ATGAAGTTATTGTGGGCTGTCAGTGCCCTTCTGTTGAGCTGTTGGCGAGCCGATGCTTCTACAG CGGGTTTTATCAAGTCCCCCTTGTCTCAAATGAAGCTAATCAATGACAGTGCAGAGATGCATTGCGAGGTTGTAGGGAACCCTATTCCTGAGGTGCAGTGGTGGTTTGTAGAaggtgaggagccaaatgagaCTTTTACCCAGCTGTTCGATGGGGCACGGAATGACCATGTGAAAATAAATGCCACATATATAGCACATGCCACTAGCACCATTCACCTCACTAGCCTCACCCCTGCGGACTCGGGCACGTATGAGTGCCGTGCTTCCAACGACCCTGACCGCAATGAACTGAAGAAGACGCCAAAAATCAAGTGGATCCGCTCGCAAGCAAACATTATTGTGATTGAAA CCCCAAACATCCACACTGAACCTCCTGAAGTCAGCAACCAAACCTCTGCTATGCTCAGCTGCAACCTCACAGATGGCAACCTTCCCATCAAGGGCTCCTACTGGATTCACAATGGCAAGATCATTGAAGGCTCCAAAACCAGTGATGGAAAATCTCACACAACCCTCaa ATTGGAAAAGATTACTCATGCCAATAGTGgaaagtatgaatgtgtgttcgAGACTGATCCACTGGTGAATCAGACAATTGAAGTCAAAA CACCTCCACATGTCGCTGCCTACAAGCACTCTGAGCATggcaatgaaaatgacaaagttgTGCTGGTCTGTGTGAGTCATGGATATCCATTACCCACTGATTGGGTCTGGTTcaaggagagagaaaatgaaacccCACTG CTTCTTACCAATGGCACCACTGAAAAATACGAGATCAGTAGCACCTCCAACAAGACCAGTCTGACCATTAATGACCTGAACATCGACAGCGACCTTGGAAACTACATGTGCTCTGGAACCAGTGAACTTGGCACAGCTGATGACAAGATCTACCTGCGTGTCCGCAGTCGCTTGGCTGCTCTCTGGCCCTTCCTTGGCATTGTGGCTGAGGTCATCATCCTCGTGACCATAATCTTCATCTATGAGAAGAGGAGAAAGCCTGACGAGGTCAATGACG ATGATGACTCAGGATCTGCTCCTCT GAAGAGCAATTCTAATGCAAACCACAAAGACAAGAATGTGAGGCAAAGGAACTCTAACTAG